One window of Candidatus Tiamatella incendiivivens genomic DNA carries:
- a CDS encoding transcriptional regulator, which translates to RRYVEALIELDGKNGWRVVRRLSRNIGLPSEAIADLREFPEPLTVEDILYIVKGVILTAAVDPHRQVFGYTIVDSIRGILTLSGMEFYYLLGMTSERVVVFTNVTIGRSPMIAVRVSPVKPSVIVIHGPRGRVDPLALKLAELERIPLILSMARDLDELRCRLASAAED; encoded by the coding sequence TGAGGCGGTATGTTGAGGCTTTGATTGAGTTGGATGGTAAGAATGGTTGGCGTGTTGTTAGGCGTTTGTCTAGGAATATTGGTTTGCCTAGTGAGGCTATTGCGGATCTCCGCGAGTTCCCGGAGCCTTTGACTGTTGAGGATATATTGTATATTGTTAAGGGTGTTATTTTGACTGCCGCGGTTGATCCTCATAGGCAGGTTTTTGGTTATACTATTGTTGATAGTATAAGGGGTATTTTGACTTTGTCGGGTATGGAGTTTTATTATTTGCTTGGTATGACTAGTGAGCGTGTCGTGGTGTTTACTAATGTTACTATTGGTAGGAGCCCTATGATCGCGGTCCGTGTTTCCCCGGTTAAGCCTAGTGTTATTGTTATCCACGGGCCTAGGGGTAGGGTTGACCCGCTGGCTCTTAAGCTTGCTGAGTTGGAGAGGATTCCGCTTATTCTTAGTATGGCTAGGGATTTGGATGAGCTTAGGTGTAGGTTGGCTAGCGCGGCTGAGGACTAG